A stretch of the Sulfurospirillum sp. UCH001 genome encodes the following:
- a CDS encoding ABC transporter translates to MFEEERNISTLSQKITELLEKYKDLLAQNEALRQEVVKAKALAEAKNVQIAKLEQDLINKDVNADDLLSKIEAVLNK, encoded by the coding sequence ATGTTTGAAGAAGAGAGAAACATTAGCACATTAAGCCAAAAGATCACAGAACTTTTGGAAAAATACAAAGACCTTCTCGCTCAAAATGAAGCCCTTCGTCAAGAAGTAGTAAAGGCTAAAGCTCTTGCTGAAGCGAAAAATGTACAGATTGCAAAGTTAGAGCAAGATCTTATTAACAAAGATGTTAATGCAGATGATTTATTGAGTAAAATTGAAGCTGTGCTAAACAAATGA
- a CDS encoding 3'-5' exonuclease yields MRALDSYIFKMTQKPIFHKEFFAKMHMFKELEHVDVEDLSMLKLLGLPITKYNNYAFTLETLTTPIMQGKFCIVDIETNGSKPLLNQIIEIGAVMIENGKEVGEFSSLVKTDILPDSIEQLTGITLSELQHAPSLNSVLEGFRLFIKDAVFVAHNVNFDYYFISHNLEEAGFGPLLNRRLDTIDLARKCIEAPKYGLSSLTEHLGIAFENHHRALYDAKATAQVFFKALENIPEEVQSVEQLIAFTKPQNQRKKKEKTNRSTTTGTSL; encoded by the coding sequence GTGAGAGCCCTTGATAGCTACATTTTTAAAATGACTCAAAAGCCTATTTTCCATAAAGAGTTTTTTGCGAAGATGCACATGTTTAAAGAGCTTGAACATGTTGATGTTGAAGATCTTTCTATGCTGAAGCTTTTAGGACTTCCCATTACAAAATATAACAATTATGCGTTTACGCTAGAAACACTGACAACACCGATTATGCAGGGTAAATTTTGTATTGTTGATATCGAAACAAACGGCAGTAAGCCACTCTTAAATCAAATCATCGAAATTGGCGCTGTAATGATTGAAAATGGCAAAGAAGTAGGTGAGTTTTCATCTTTAGTCAAAACCGATATTTTGCCAGATAGCATCGAACAGCTTACGGGCATAACACTCTCTGAGCTTCAACATGCACCTTCTCTTAATTCCGTTTTAGAAGGTTTCCGCCTTTTTATCAAAGATGCTGTTTTTGTTGCGCATAATGTCAATTTTGACTACTACTTTATTTCTCACAATTTAGAAGAAGCAGGCTTTGGTCCACTGCTCAATCGAAGACTCGATACGATAGATTTGGCGCGTAAATGTATAGAAGCCCCCAAATATGGGCTTAGCTCATTAACTGAACATTTAGGCATCGCATTTGAAAATCATCACCGTGCATTGTATGACGCCAAAGCAACAGCACAGGTTTTTTTTAAAGCATTGGAAAATATACCTGAAGAGGTACAGAGTGTTGAGCAATTGATCGCTTTTACCAAGCCTCAAAATCAGAGAAAAAAGAAAGAGAAAACTAACAGATCTACGACTACTGGTACATCGCTTTAA
- a CDS encoding phosphoribosylanthranilate isomerase, producing MWVKICGITNLEDALCALNAGADALGFVFYPKSPRYITPENAKNIAEQLPMTVKKIGLFVEASPEEIGAVCKEAHMDMAQIHFEVDDAFWSALKVPYLRVVRAKETSDIEEYKGLIRLIDAHVEGYGGAGQRLDLSWFEHADCENIILAGGLSPENVEQVKPLGFYGVDVSSGVERAKGLKDHEKVEMFLKRAKA from the coding sequence ATGTGGGTTAAAATCTGCGGTATTACAAACCTCGAAGATGCTTTGTGTGCGCTTAATGCCGGTGCTGATGCACTTGGTTTTGTTTTTTACCCAAAATCACCTCGTTACATAACGCCTGAAAATGCAAAAAACATTGCTGAACAATTACCTATGACAGTCAAAAAAATAGGGTTGTTTGTAGAAGCATCACCAGAAGAGATTGGTGCGGTATGTAAAGAAGCACATATGGATATGGCACAAATCCATTTTGAAGTAGACGATGCGTTTTGGAGTGCTTTAAAGGTTCCTTATTTGCGAGTTGTTCGTGCCAAAGAGACTTCTGATATTGAAGAGTATAAAGGGCTTATACGCCTTATTGATGCTCATGTTGAAGGATATGGTGGAGCAGGGCAGAGACTTGATCTTTCATGGTTTGAACATGCAGATTGCGAAAATATTATTTTAGCAGGAGGGCTCAGTCCTGAAAATGTTGAACAGGTCAAGCCTTTAGGTTTTTATGGTGTAGATGTGAGTAGTGGTGTTGAGAGGGCAAAAGGTCTTAAAGATCACGAGAAAGTGGAGATGTTTTTAAAGAGAGCAAAAGCGTGA
- a CDS encoding type II secretion system protein, with product MKKGFTMIELIFVIVILGILAAVAIPRLAATRDDASISAAAQDIATLYSDLGSFYTASGHWADTNTTGNMALTATSARLMTNVTNAYSPTASTITFRTDNNATVCLTLTLTVDGNVTTVGTNNPAGNICTQVIALPSVSTMINAVQSFGGTRITR from the coding sequence ATGAAAAAAGGTTTCACGATGATCGAACTTATCTTCGTTATCGTTATTTTAGGTATCTTGGCAGCAGTGGCTATCCCAAGATTAGCAGCGACAAGAGATGATGCTTCTATTTCAGCAGCAGCGCAAGATATTGCAACACTCTATTCTGACTTAGGATCTTTCTATACAGCAAGTGGTCATTGGGCAGATACAAATACTACTGGTAATATGGCTTTAACAGCCACTTCAGCTAGATTAATGACAAATGTTACAAATGCATATTCTCCTACAGCAAGTACAATAACATTTAGAACTGATAATAATGCAACAGTATGTTTGACTTTAACTTTAACTGTTGATGGAAATGTTACAACGGTAGGAACAAATAACCCTGCAGGGAACATTTGTACACAAGTAATTGCTCTACCATCAGTAAGTACAATGATAAATGCTGTTCAATCTTTTGGTGGAACAAGAATTACACGATAA
- a CDS encoding gamma carbonic anhydrase family protein gives MIMEFQGVQPSIASDVFIAPSADIIGDVNIGEQSSVWFGCVIRGDVNSITIGKRTSIQDLSMIHVTHFKKEDRSDGFATTIGDDVTIAHRVMLHGCTIEDACLIGMSATILDGAVIGKESIVGANSLVTKNKIFPPRSLIMGNPAKVVRELSDEEVTSLYASAANYVKFKAMYQ, from the coding sequence ATGATTATGGAGTTTCAAGGCGTACAGCCTTCTATCGCTTCTGATGTATTTATTGCTCCAAGTGCAGATATCATCGGCGATGTTAACATCGGCGAACAGAGTTCTGTCTGGTTTGGATGCGTCATCAGAGGCGATGTAAACTCCATTACAATTGGTAAACGAACCTCTATCCAAGACCTTAGCATGATTCATGTCACACACTTTAAAAAAGAAGACCGTAGCGATGGCTTTGCCACAACCATTGGTGATGATGTGACTATAGCACATCGTGTTATGCTTCATGGATGCACGATCGAAGATGCGTGTTTGATTGGGATGAGTGCTACGATACTTGATGGTGCAGTGATTGGTAAGGAGTCCATCGTTGGAGCAAATTCACTCGTCACAAAAAACAAAATCTTTCCACCGCGTTCACTTATTATGGGAAACCCTGCTAAAGTAGTACGAGAGCTTAGCGATGAAGAAGTAACATCGCTTTATGCATCAGCTGCTAATTATGTAAAATTTAAAGCGATGTACCAGTAG
- the rpe gene encoding ribulose-phosphate 3-epimerase has product MLVAPSILSADFGKLKEEIEAICAAGCDLVHVDVMDGHFVPNLTIGPVVVGAVAKATTKPLDVHLMVENNTFFVDLFAPLKPKYISFHIEEEKHPHRLIQKIRDLGISPAIVLNPHTPPSHIEYLLEDLDMVLLMSVNPGFGGQKFIPSVLEKAPILKEMILKRNAKTLIEVDGGVNNQNICSLANAGVDIVVAGNYVFGSNDYKSAIDSLKV; this is encoded by the coding sequence ATGTTAGTTGCTCCAAGTATCCTTTCTGCTGATTTTGGAAAGTTAAAAGAAGAGATAGAAGCGATTTGCGCGGCAGGATGTGATCTTGTACATGTGGATGTAATGGATGGGCATTTTGTTCCAAACCTTACGATTGGACCTGTTGTGGTTGGTGCTGTAGCCAAAGCTACTACTAAACCATTAGATGTACACTTGATGGTTGAAAACAATACTTTTTTTGTCGATCTTTTTGCTCCTTTAAAACCAAAATACATTTCCTTTCATATTGAAGAAGAGAAACATCCTCATCGTCTCATTCAAAAAATCAGAGATTTAGGTATTTCACCTGCAATCGTCCTCAATCCTCACACACCGCCTTCTCATATTGAGTATCTTCTTGAAGATTTAGATATGGTACTTTTAATGAGTGTTAACCCTGGGTTTGGTGGACAGAAATTTATACCAAGTGTTTTGGAAAAAGCTCCCATTTTAAAAGAGATGATTTTAAAACGAAATGCAAAAACGCTTATTGAAGTCGATGGAGGCGTGAACAATCAAAATATTTGCTCTTTAGCCAATGCAGGTGTAGATATCGTCGTTGCAGGTAATTATGTTTTTGGTTCAAACGATTATAAAAGTGCTATTGATTCGTTAAAAGTATAA
- a CDS encoding RNA degradosome polyphosphate kinase, whose protein sequence is MPDLTDSSLYLNRELSWLKFNTRVLTQSLKKELPLFERLKFLAIYATNLDEFYMIRVAGLKQLFSAGVIETGADQKTPLDQLREIRAYLASEKEVIQSSYEEIVKDLEKENLFITDYDDLSPALAKLSDDYFFSNILPVIVPIAVNATHPFPHLNNLSFSLAVKLQDSESEEESNYKYGMIRIPRVLPRFFQAGDNTYVPIETIVRKHAEEIFPGYKLVASAAFRVTRNADMVIEEEEADDFMMIMEQGLKLRRKGAFVRLNIQEGTDPDLLNFLNSHMQIFFKDIYTYKIPLNLGALWQIVGNKDFSHLALPPYNSKVLPPFDTNESVFKVIDKGDVLLFHPYESFDPVLRLIREASKDPKVVSIRMTLYRVEKNSQIVQALIDAANDGKQVTAVVELKARFDEENNLHWAKALEQAGAHVVYGITGFKVHAKIAQVIRQEEDGKLKFYMHFSTGNYNGATARVYTDTSFFTCKEDFAKDGTMFFHILSGFSKHKKLDTLSMSPTQIKPKVISLINNEAKHGTEGRIIVKMNSLVDSDVIQALYNASMQGVQIDIIARGICCLRPGVEGISENIRVKSIIGKYLEHARIFYFKHGDPTTTFISSADWMPRNLERRLELMTPIFDKALQQKLFEILQLQLNDNVLSWTLGSDGEYTEVIPTDERAINNHTVLEDYMNKIYKAQKKDTSSHKAEKLARRLFKES, encoded by the coding sequence GTGCCTGATTTAACCGACTCTAGTCTATACCTCAATCGTGAGCTTTCATGGCTCAAATTTAACACCAGAGTCCTTACTCAATCTCTTAAAAAAGAGTTACCTCTTTTTGAACGACTCAAATTTTTAGCCATCTATGCAACCAACCTTGATGAATTTTATATGATTCGTGTTGCAGGACTTAAACAACTCTTTAGTGCTGGTGTTATTGAAACTGGCGCCGATCAAAAAACACCCCTTGATCAATTAAGAGAAATCAGAGCCTACCTTGCAAGTGAAAAAGAGGTTATCCAAAGCAGTTACGAAGAGATCGTTAAAGACCTTGAAAAAGAGAATCTTTTTATCACGGATTATGATGATCTAAGCCCCGCTTTGGCAAAACTTTCTGATGATTATTTCTTTTCTAATATTTTGCCAGTGATTGTTCCGATTGCGGTCAATGCGACGCATCCTTTCCCACATCTTAACAATTTAAGTTTTTCTCTAGCAGTTAAACTTCAAGACAGTGAGAGTGAAGAAGAAAGTAATTATAAGTACGGAATGATTCGTATTCCACGTGTGCTTCCACGCTTTTTTCAAGCAGGTGACAACACTTATGTGCCTATTGAAACTATTGTAAGAAAACATGCGGAAGAGATTTTCCCTGGCTATAAACTCGTCGCTTCTGCTGCCTTTAGAGTTACCAGAAATGCCGATATGGTCATCGAAGAAGAAGAAGCAGATGATTTTATGATGATTATGGAGCAAGGCTTAAAACTACGCCGTAAAGGAGCATTTGTACGCCTAAATATTCAAGAAGGAACCGACCCAGATCTGCTTAATTTCTTGAATTCTCATATGCAGATTTTCTTTAAAGACATTTATACTTATAAAATTCCACTTAACCTTGGAGCCTTATGGCAAATCGTAGGCAATAAAGACTTTTCGCACCTTGCCTTACCACCGTATAATTCAAAAGTCTTACCTCCGTTTGATACCAATGAATCTGTCTTTAAAGTGATCGACAAAGGCGATGTACTGCTCTTTCATCCATACGAGAGTTTTGACCCTGTTCTTAGACTCATTCGTGAAGCATCAAAAGATCCAAAAGTTGTCTCTATCCGTATGACACTTTACCGTGTTGAGAAAAACTCACAGATTGTTCAAGCCCTCATTGACGCTGCAAACGATGGTAAACAAGTCACCGCTGTTGTAGAGCTTAAAGCACGTTTTGATGAGGAAAACAACCTACACTGGGCAAAAGCGCTAGAACAAGCGGGTGCACATGTGGTTTATGGTATCACTGGTTTTAAAGTTCACGCAAAAATCGCTCAAGTCATTCGTCAAGAAGAAGACGGCAAGCTTAAATTTTACATGCACTTTAGTACAGGTAATTACAATGGAGCAACTGCACGTGTCTATACCGATACAAGCTTTTTTACCTGCAAAGAAGATTTTGCCAAAGATGGTACGATGTTCTTTCACATTTTATCAGGCTTTTCAAAGCATAAAAAGCTTGACACGCTTTCAATGTCACCAACGCAAATTAAACCTAAAGTTATCAGCCTAATCAACAATGAAGCGAAACATGGCACGGAAGGTCGTATTATCGTTAAGATGAACTCTCTGGTAGACTCTGATGTTATTCAAGCACTTTACAATGCTTCCATGCAAGGAGTTCAAATCGATATTATCGCTCGAGGTATCTGTTGTTTACGACCTGGTGTTGAGGGTATTAGTGAAAACATTCGCGTAAAATCTATCATCGGTAAGTACTTAGAACATGCTCGTATTTTCTACTTTAAACATGGTGATCCAACCACAACGTTTATCTCAAGTGCAGATTGGATGCCTCGTAATTTAGAGCGAAGATTAGAGCTTATGACACCTATTTTTGATAAAGCGCTACAGCAAAAACTCTTTGAGATTTTACAGCTACAGCTTAATGACAATGTCCTTAGCTGGACACTTGGAAGTGATGGCGAATACACAGAAGTTATACCGACTGATGAGCGTGCCATCAACAACCATACGGTTTTAGAAGATTATATGAATAAAATCTATAAAGCACAAAAGAAAGATACCAGCTCTCATAAAGCAGAAAAACTCGCACGTCGTCTTTTCAAGGAGAGTTGA
- the rpmB gene encoding 50S ribosomal protein L28, whose amino-acid sequence MARKCALTGKGPMVGNNVSHANNKTKRRFLPNLRTVRVTLEDGTTKKIRIAASTLRTMKKNG is encoded by the coding sequence ATGGCAAGAAAATGTGCTCTCACTGGAAAAGGCCCTATGGTTGGTAACAACGTAAGCCATGCGAACAACAAAACTAAAAGAAGATTCCTTCCAAACCTTAGAACTGTCCGTGTGACACTTGAAGATGGAACGACTAAGAAAATTAGAATTGCTGCTTCGACACTTCGTACAATGAAGAAAAACGGCTAA
- a CDS encoding YdcH family protein: MLHEYREVISKLKVENAHFAKIFEKHNELDQKITDADEGRAHISDAELETMKKEKLKLKDEAYALIIAYKKEHNL, encoded by the coding sequence ATGCTACACGAATATAGAGAAGTTATTTCAAAACTTAAAGTTGAAAATGCACACTTTGCAAAAATTTTCGAAAAACATAATGAACTTGATCAAAAAATTACTGATGCAGATGAAGGAAGAGCACACATCAGTGATGCAGAGCTTGAAACTATGAAAAAAGAGAAACTTAAACTTAAAGATGAAGCGTATGCACTTATTATTGCATACAAAAAAGAGCATAATCTCTAA
- a CDS encoding type II secretion system protein, giving the protein MKNNHSAFTMIELIFVIVVLGILSAIAIPRLAATRGDAYITKGRSDVSAIRSGIALQRSRMILEGNNSFPANLDAITANYGNSDQRLFNFSDGNVSNILEYPIFSQANRDGGWVKTGANAYAFRVDGVATAFTYTNTNGIFTCDANTANCNDLTR; this is encoded by the coding sequence TTGAAAAATAATCATTCTGCTTTTACAATGATTGAACTTATTTTTGTTATTGTGGTACTTGGGATTCTTTCAGCAATTGCAATACCAAGACTTGCAGCAACACGTGGCGATGCATATATTACTAAAGGACGTTCAGATGTAAGTGCAATCCGAAGTGGCATTGCATTGCAACGCTCCCGTATGATACTTGAAGGAAATAATTCTTTTCCTGCTAATCTTGATGCTATTACTGCAAATTATGGAAATAGTGATCAACGTCTCTTTAATTTTTCCGATGGTAATGTTTCTAACATTTTAGAGTATCCTATTTTTTCACAAGCTAATCGTGATGGAGGCTGGGTTAAAACAGGAGCAAATGCGTATGCATTTAGAGTAGATGGTGTAGCAACGGCTTTTACATACACAAATACAAATGGTATATTTACTTGTGATGCAAATACTGCAAATTGTAATGACCTTACTCGCTAG
- the argJ gene encoding bifunctional glutamate N-acetyltransferase/amino-acid acetyltransferase ArgJ codes for MFTILPLQNGLDNVAGFFCQGVSAGFKPNGNNDVAFIRSNELCDISAVFTSNVFQAAPIKHFLRYPKGFQTNFILMNAKNANAMTGEKGIEDIDTLFGKLKEKFPSLHNPIMSSTGVIGYRLNVEKLSSAFDKFDFNAKDSHATASAIMTTDSFKKELCFKVILEDGSCFHIAAICKGAGMINPAMATMLCFILTDANIPKVDMDELLLPAIEHSFNAVSVDGDTSTNDTVLLLSSKQSGVYHKEAFNEALRLITKELSLMLVRDGEGSTKVVAFEVSGAKSVAEAEKAAKALSNSLLVKTALFGEDPNWGRIASTIGASGINCSEETLVIHYDDVLIYSKEQRSLDAEAEKKAAAVMKKDSFRIHCELGIGEASFTAYGCDLGHKYVEINADYRT; via the coding sequence ATGTTTACTATTCTTCCACTTCAAAATGGACTTGATAATGTTGCTGGTTTTTTCTGCCAAGGCGTGTCAGCTGGCTTTAAACCCAATGGCAATAACGATGTCGCGTTTATTCGCTCTAACGAGCTATGCGATATTTCAGCTGTCTTTACATCCAATGTCTTTCAAGCTGCACCTATTAAGCATTTTTTACGCTATCCAAAAGGTTTTCAAACCAATTTTATTTTAATGAACGCTAAAAATGCAAACGCTATGACAGGAGAAAAGGGAATTGAAGATATTGATACCCTGTTTGGAAAACTCAAAGAAAAATTCCCAAGCTTACATAACCCTATTATGAGCTCTACAGGCGTGATTGGCTATCGTCTCAACGTTGAAAAACTCTCATCTGCATTTGATAAGTTTGATTTTAATGCTAAAGATTCACATGCGACTGCTTCTGCAATTATGACAACCGATAGCTTCAAAAAAGAGCTTTGTTTCAAAGTCATTCTAGAAGATGGCAGTTGTTTCCACATCGCAGCTATCTGTAAGGGTGCGGGTATGATTAACCCTGCGATGGCTACTATGCTTTGCTTTATCCTCACCGATGCAAATATACCAAAAGTAGATATGGATGAACTTTTATTGCCTGCAATAGAGCATTCATTCAATGCAGTCAGTGTTGATGGCGATACATCTACAAACGACACCGTTTTACTTCTAAGCTCAAAACAGAGTGGCGTTTACCATAAAGAAGCCTTCAATGAAGCGCTTCGCCTGATTACAAAAGAACTTAGCTTGATGCTAGTACGTGATGGTGAAGGCTCAACAAAAGTAGTTGCCTTTGAAGTGAGTGGTGCAAAAAGCGTGGCTGAAGCTGAGAAAGCAGCTAAAGCACTCAGTAATTCACTGTTGGTTAAAACAGCTCTTTTTGGGGAAGATCCAAACTGGGGACGTATCGCTTCTACCATTGGTGCAAGTGGTATTAACTGCAGTGAAGAAACTCTCGTAATTCATTACGATGATGTCTTAATTTATAGCAAAGAACAGCGCTCTTTAGATGCAGAAGCTGAAAAAAAAGCAGCCGCAGTTATGAAAAAAGACTCTTTCCGTATTCACTGTGAATTGGGAATTGGAGAGGCAAGTTTCACAGCATACGGCTGTGATTTAGGGCATAAGTATGTTGAAATAAATGCCGATTATAGGACTTAG
- the uvrB gene encoding excinuclease ABC subunit UvrB, producing MSDFKLESPYQPSGDQPQAIEKLVASIQKGNRYQTLIGVTGSGKTYTMAQIIQKLKMPTLIMTHNKTLAAQLYSEFKGFFPKNHVEYFISYYDYYQPEAYIPRSDLFIEKDSSINEELERLRLSATASLLSFDDVICVASVSANYGLGDPSEYKEMVQVIEKGESINQKKLLLRLVDMGYKRNDAFFDRGCFRVSGDVIDIYPAYSEEEAIRVEFFGDEVESINYFEVFLNKKLQNLNKVVIYAANQFIVGHERLQKAIKLIEQELDERLEYFKKEDKLVEYQRLKQRVEFDLEMLQSTGACKGVENYARYLTGIEPGGTPYSLFDYFEAMNKEYLVIVDESHVSLPQFRGMFAGDRSRKEVLVEYGFRLPSALDNRPLMFDEFIHKAPRYLFVSATPKELELELSGENTAEQIIRPTGLLDPEVEILSSQNQVETLFDKIKEVIAKDEKVLVTVLTKKMAEELTRYYADLGIKIKYMHSDIDAIERNQIIRSLRVGEFDVLVGINLLREGLDLPEVSLVAILDADKEGFLRSETSLIQTMGRAARNLNGKVLMFAEKITDSMQKAIETTMRRRALQEAFNKEHGITPTSTTRKMDENLKLEEHADIYNTFDKKDKIPPSEKKKIIAELTKAMHEAAKILEFEKAAKLRDQIEKLKKM from the coding sequence ATGAGCGATTTTAAACTTGAAAGTCCCTATCAACCATCAGGCGATCAACCTCAAGCGATAGAGAAGTTAGTAGCATCTATTCAAAAGGGAAACCGTTACCAAACCCTCATTGGTGTTACAGGCAGTGGAAAAACCTATACGATGGCACAAATCATTCAAAAACTGAAGATGCCAACACTGATTATGACACATAATAAAACCCTTGCAGCGCAACTTTACAGTGAATTTAAGGGTTTTTTTCCTAAAAATCATGTGGAGTATTTTATCAGTTACTACGATTACTATCAGCCTGAAGCGTATATTCCACGCAGTGATTTATTTATTGAAAAAGACAGCTCCATTAATGAAGAATTAGAGCGTTTACGTCTTAGTGCGACAGCATCACTCCTCAGCTTTGATGACGTCATTTGTGTTGCTTCCGTTTCTGCAAACTACGGATTGGGTGATCCAAGTGAATATAAAGAGATGGTACAAGTCATTGAAAAGGGTGAAAGCATCAACCAAAAAAAGCTTCTTTTACGCCTTGTTGATATGGGTTATAAACGCAATGATGCATTTTTTGATCGAGGATGTTTTCGTGTCAGCGGCGATGTCATCGACATCTATCCTGCTTACAGTGAAGAAGAAGCCATCCGTGTCGAATTTTTTGGTGATGAAGTCGAGAGCATTAATTACTTTGAAGTTTTTCTCAACAAAAAGTTGCAAAACCTGAACAAAGTTGTCATTTATGCTGCCAATCAATTTATCGTTGGTCATGAGAGGCTTCAAAAAGCGATTAAACTGATTGAGCAAGAACTAGATGAACGCCTAGAATACTTCAAAAAAGAGGACAAACTGGTCGAGTACCAACGCCTCAAACAACGCGTTGAGTTTGATCTAGAAATGCTTCAAAGCACAGGAGCCTGCAAAGGTGTAGAGAACTACGCTCGTTATCTTACAGGTATTGAACCTGGTGGTACGCCCTACTCACTCTTTGACTACTTTGAAGCAATGAATAAAGAGTATCTGGTCATTGTTGATGAATCCCATGTCAGCCTTCCTCAATTTAGAGGAATGTTTGCAGGAGATCGTAGTCGTAAAGAAGTACTTGTTGAGTATGGTTTTCGTCTTCCTAGTGCCCTAGATAACCGTCCTTTGATGTTTGATGAATTCATTCATAAAGCTCCACGTTATCTTTTCGTCAGTGCGACACCAAAAGAGCTTGAACTTGAACTTAGTGGTGAAAATACTGCAGAACAAATCATCCGCCCTACAGGACTACTTGATCCAGAAGTAGAAATTTTAAGCAGCCAAAATCAAGTCGAAACACTTTTTGACAAAATCAAAGAGGTCATCGCAAAAGATGAAAAAGTGCTGGTCACAGTACTTACAAAAAAAATGGCGGAAGAGCTTACACGCTATTACGCAGATTTAGGCATCAAGATCAAATACATGCACTCTGACATCGATGCGATTGAGCGCAATCAGATCATCCGCTCTTTGCGTGTTGGTGAATTTGATGTGCTTGTGGGCATTAACCTTCTTCGTGAAGGATTAGACTTACCAGAAGTGTCTTTGGTTGCTATTTTAGATGCCGATAAAGAGGGATTTCTACGTTCAGAAACCAGCCTCATCCAAACCATGGGGCGTGCAGCACGTAACCTAAACGGTAAAGTGCTTATGTTTGCGGAGAAGATTACCGACTCTATGCAAAAAGCCATTGAAACGACAATGCGAAGGCGTGCTCTTCAAGAAGCATTCAATAAAGAACATGGCATCACACCAACCAGCACCACTCGCAAAATGGATGAAAATCTCAAACTTGAAGAACATGCAGATATTTATAACACCTTTGATAAAAAAGATAAAATTCCGCCAAGTGAGAAAAAGAAAATTATTGCTGAACTTACAAAAGCAATGCATGAAGCTGCAAAGATTTTAGAGTTCGAAAAAGCAGCAAAATTACGCGATCAAATTGAAAAATTAAAGAAGATGTAA
- a CDS encoding putative metalloprotease CJM1_0395 family protein has translation MQIDSFLNASYLHINNTHLSSNNTTQTSSSQKKEKNSEELTASQKALVAELQATDTAVRAHESAHIAAGGGVIRSSAVFTYVQAPDKRLYAVGGEVGIDTSEGSTPENTVTKMQTVRAAALAPADPSATDYQVASTASMLQMMARLEMSRLQQAELSAKQKSYSSANNDNSTPLFSNYA, from the coding sequence ATGCAAATAGATAGCTTTTTAAACGCCTCTTATTTACACATCAACAACACTCACCTTTCTTCTAACAATACAACACAAACTTCTTCGTCCCAAAAAAAAGAGAAAAATAGCGAAGAACTGACCGCTTCACAAAAAGCTTTAGTTGCTGAACTTCAAGCAACAGATACCGCTGTACGTGCACATGAGAGCGCTCATATCGCCGCTGGTGGTGGAGTCATTCGCAGTAGCGCCGTTTTTACGTATGTACAAGCACCCGACAAAAGGCTATATGCCGTTGGAGGTGAAGTTGGTATTGATACGTCAGAAGGTAGTACGCCTGAAAATACGGTTACAAAAATGCAAACCGTGCGTGCCGCAGCACTCGCACCAGCTGATCCAAGTGCTACAGACTATCAAGTGGCTTCAACTGCCTCCATGCTTCAAATGATGGCTCGATTAGAAATGTCACGTCTGCAACAAGCTGAACTTTCAGCCAAACAAAAAAGCTATTCATCTGCCAATAATGACAACTCAACTCCTCTTTTTTCAAATTATGCTTAA